The Methylocaldum marinum genome includes the window CAGGCTATTACGCGTCTAAAAAAACTACTGTACCATTTCCGTGTCCAAAAGCCCGATTATCCTAAGCCATAAGGAGATCATTATGAATCAAGTCAATCCGGCATACGCTCGTGCTTCCGCCAGCGTATTGGAAACCAACAAAGTCCTTCGCAATACCTACGCATTGCTGGCCATGACGCTAACCTTCAGCGCGTTTACGGCCGGCTTGTCCATGGCCCTGGAACTGCCGCATCCCGGAATTCTTCTGACACTGGTCGGATATTTCGGCTTGCTGTTCCTGGTTTCGAAATTTCAGAACAGTGCGCTGGGACTGGTGTTCGTGTTCGCGCTGACGGGCTTCATGGGACTGACCCTTGGACCCATTCTCAATATCTACCTGACCCATGTGGGGAATGGTGCACAGCTGGTCATGACCGCCCTGGGCGGCACCGGAGCCATTTTCCTGGGGCTGTCGGCCTACGCGCTCACCACGCGGAAGGATTTCAGCTTTCTAGGCGGCATGCTGACCGCCGGCATTCTGGTTGCTTTCCTGGCTGGACTTGCTGCACTTTTCCTCCCGGACATGCCGGGACTTCACATCGCGGTATCGGCAATGTTCGTCGTCTTGATGGCGGGCCTCATCCTTTACGAAACGAGTGTGATCGTACACGGCGGCGAGCGTAATTACATTCTCGCCACGGTGACTCTGTATGTCTCGATCTTCAATCTGTTTACCAGCCTCCTGCACTTGCTCGGCGTCTTCGGCGGCGACGAATAACTCGAGGTCCTGGTCACAAAATACCACTGGAGCGGGAGCTTTCCCGCTCCAGAAATCACACGTATCTCAAAAACTTCCGGCGCGCGGGAACCGTGCGGTTCTCGATGCGCTCGGAATCGATCGGCTACACGCCTGACCCGGGCCTCGCCTTGCCCGCTTGATCGTTCATTCCGGAGAAATGAACCCGGCTCGCCGTGGCAGCCATACGCGCCATGGCAGCCCAACGGAACACTGACCGCGAGTCACCCGCCATCTCAGTGGCACTGCTGCGCTCGAATCCATCGTGAACCTTCCCCGAGCACCCATCCACCTTGATGTCAGCCCACCCCCTGTGGCATGATTAAGGGCTCTTTTTGGGCGGCCTTCGGCGGTCCACATCCGGTTTTTTAGCTCCAAGCGCAATTCGTGCCGTTCCGAGATAACCACGTTCCAATAAGGTGACATTCATGCCAGGTCGCAATCATCTCTACGTTCCCGGTCCCACCAATATTCCGGATTCCATCTTGAG containing:
- a CDS encoding Bax inhibitor-1/YccA family protein, which encodes MNQVNPAYARASASVLETNKVLRNTYALLAMTLTFSAFTAGLSMALELPHPGILLTLVGYFGLLFLVSKFQNSALGLVFVFALTGFMGLTLGPILNIYLTHVGNGAQLVMTALGGTGAIFLGLSAYALTTRKDFSFLGGMLTAGILVAFLAGLAALFLPDMPGLHIAVSAMFVVLMAGLILYETSVIVHGGERNYILATVTLYVSIFNLFTSLLHLLGVFGGDE